In the Armatimonadota bacterium genome, one interval contains:
- the carB gene encoding carbamoyl-phosphate synthase large subunit: MPRNANVTKVMVIGSGPIIIGQAAEFDYAGTQACRALREEGVSVVLVNSNPATIMTDPEVADRVYIEPLTVGFADRILAVEKPDGLLPTLGGQTGLNLATRLAEQGVLERHGVRLLGTPLRSIHQAEDRDEFRALMRRIGEPVPESWIITELDQLAEPADSGIWPLIVRPAYTLGGTGGGIAHNSDELRQIAMHGLALSMRHQVMVERFLGGWKEIEYEVMRDANDTAITVCNMENFDPMGVHTGDSIVVAPSQTLSDREYQMLRTASLKIIRALGIEGGCNVQLALDPTSMNYCVIEVNPRVSRSSALASKATGYPIARVAAKIAVGLQLDEIENAVTQRTLACFEPALDYCVVKIPRWPFDKFVQADKTIGTQMKATGEVMAIDRSFESALLKALRSLEVGNPGMANAAAAVLSEVGLEEMIRVPNSERLWAIFEGMRRGMSIGEVRELCNVDRWFLKKLQNMVEIELRLKRYGSTIALMAASPHSSAADHPLAAELIGKAKQTGFGDRAIAEYSGATEAGVSALVKALGIGRAYKVVDTCAAEFEAATPYFYSCYEHENEASQRAADSRGRIVVLGSGPIRIGQGIEFDYCSVHCVKALQRAGYGAVIINNNPETVSTDFDISDRLYFEPLAAEDVIHILEREQPEGVIVQFGGQTAINLAQAVSHAGYKLLGSSLDAIKLAEDRDLFDMVLRELAIAKPPGRAVTSAPDALAAAEEIGYPVVVRPSWVLGGRAMEIVYSLEELRAYIEYVVAVSPTAPILIDRYILGREVEVDVICDGAQCLIPGIMEHIERAGVHSGDSMAVYPPQSLGAEICDEVVAISTRLAVRLGVVGLMNIQFVVDPTTGRALVLEVNPRASRTVPFLSKVTGIPMVDIAVRALLGESLAQQGLAPGLHPAGSKVAVKAPVFSFAKLTAVDVSLGPEMKSTGEIMGIDRDYPHALYKAMVASGIDVPAAGRLVITVADQDKQEVVEIARGFVRLGFTIIATEGTLKHLAHHGIAAESVSKLHEDDDNIVTRIRSGSVDLLINTLTNDRVIEREGTRIRRASVEYGVPCLTSLDTARALLLALEHGSQRGSATVAAVTEYL; the protein is encoded by the coding sequence ATGCCCAGAAACGCCAACGTAACCAAGGTGATGGTTATCGGTTCCGGCCCGATCATTATCGGCCAGGCCGCAGAGTTCGACTATGCCGGTACCCAGGCCTGCCGAGCGCTGCGCGAAGAGGGTGTCTCTGTGGTTCTGGTCAACTCCAACCCGGCCACCATAATGACCGACCCGGAAGTAGCCGATCGCGTCTACATCGAGCCTCTCACAGTAGGCTTCGCTGACCGCATTCTGGCGGTGGAGAAGCCCGATGGACTGCTGCCCACGCTTGGCGGCCAAACCGGGCTGAACCTGGCCACCAGGTTGGCGGAGCAGGGCGTGCTTGAACGCCACGGCGTCCGACTATTGGGCACACCGCTCCGGTCAATCCACCAGGCCGAGGATCGCGATGAGTTCCGGGCGCTGATGCGGCGCATCGGCGAGCCGGTTCCCGAGTCGTGGATCATCACGGAGCTCGACCAACTGGCAGAACCGGCGGATTCCGGAATCTGGCCGCTTATTGTACGGCCCGCATACACGTTGGGCGGCACGGGTGGGGGCATTGCGCACAACAGCGACGAGTTACGCCAGATTGCGATGCATGGCCTTGCACTTTCGATGCGCCACCAGGTGATGGTCGAGCGGTTCCTGGGCGGTTGGAAGGAGATTGAGTATGAGGTGATGCGTGACGCCAACGACACCGCCATCACCGTTTGCAATATGGAGAACTTCGATCCGATGGGGGTGCACACGGGTGACAGCATCGTGGTGGCGCCATCGCAAACTCTATCGGATCGTGAATACCAGATGCTCAGGACGGCGTCACTGAAGATTATCCGCGCGCTGGGTATCGAGGGTGGCTGCAACGTACAGTTGGCGCTGGATCCGACCTCGATGAACTACTGTGTCATCGAGGTGAACCCAAGGGTCTCGCGATCCTCAGCGCTCGCTTCAAAGGCTACCGGATATCCCATAGCCAGGGTGGCGGCCAAAATTGCGGTTGGGCTGCAGTTGGACGAGATCGAAAACGCCGTAACGCAGCGAACGCTTGCCTGCTTTGAGCCAGCGCTGGACTACTGCGTGGTAAAGATACCGCGGTGGCCATTCGACAAGTTCGTTCAGGCAGATAAGACCATCGGAACGCAAATGAAGGCCACTGGCGAAGTGATGGCGATCGACCGGTCATTTGAATCGGCGTTACTGAAGGCGTTGCGCTCTCTTGAAGTCGGTAACCCGGGTATGGCCAACGCCGCTGCCGCAGTGCTCAGTGAGGTTGGGCTGGAGGAGATGATCCGGGTTCCCAACTCTGAGCGGCTCTGGGCGATCTTCGAGGGCATGCGGCGTGGTATGTCGATTGGTGAGGTTCGCGAACTCTGCAATGTGGATCGGTGGTTCCTGAAGAAACTTCAGAACATGGTCGAGATTGAGCTACGCCTGAAGCGGTATGGCTCCACGATCGCCTTGATGGCCGCAAGCCCACACTCGTCCGCTGCCGATCACCCACTGGCTGCGGAGCTGATTGGCAAAGCAAAGCAGACTGGGTTTGGCGATCGGGCCATCGCCGAGTATTCCGGCGCGACAGAGGCAGGTGTTAGCGCCCTGGTCAAAGCGCTGGGTATCGGTCGCGCCTACAAGGTTGTGGATACGTGCGCTGCGGAGTTTGAAGCCGCCACGCCGTACTTCTATTCCTGCTACGAGCACGAGAATGAAGCCTCGCAACGGGCAGCCGATTCGCGCGGCCGCATCGTAGTTCTCGGCAGTGGGCCGATTCGGATCGGACAGGGTATCGAGTTCGACTACTGTTCGGTCCACTGCGTCAAGGCGCTGCAGCGTGCTGGCTATGGCGCAGTCATCATCAACAACAACCCGGAAACTGTATCCACCGACTTTGACATTTCCGACCGGCTCTACTTCGAACCACTGGCCGCCGAGGACGTGATTCACATTCTAGAGCGCGAGCAGCCGGAAGGCGTGATCGTACAGTTTGGCGGGCAAACGGCGATCAATTTGGCCCAGGCTGTGTCGCACGCCGGGTACAAGCTGCTCGGGAGCTCACTGGATGCGATCAAGCTGGCAGAGGATCGCGACTTGTTCGACATGGTGCTGCGCGAGTTGGCGATCGCCAAACCGCCGGGTCGAGCCGTGACATCGGCGCCCGACGCACTGGCCGCAGCTGAGGAGATTGGCTACCCGGTGGTGGTGCGACCGTCGTGGGTGCTTGGCGGCCGCGCAATGGAGATTGTCTACAGCCTCGAGGAGTTGCGCGCTTATATTGAATACGTTGTGGCGGTTTCGCCGACGGCGCCGATCCTGATTGACCGGTATATCCTGGGCCGCGAGGTCGAGGTCGACGTGATCTGTGACGGTGCGCAGTGCCTGATTCCCGGCATTATGGAGCATATCGAGAGGGCAGGCGTACACTCCGGCGATAGCATGGCAGTCTATCCCCCGCAGTCGCTCGGAGCAGAGATTTGCGACGAAGTCGTTGCGATCTCCACGCGGCTCGCGGTCCGCCTGGGCGTAGTGGGATTGATGAACATACAGTTTGTCGTCGACCCCACAACGGGGCGCGCGCTGGTACTGGAGGTGAACCCGCGCGCATCACGGACGGTGCCATTTCTGAGCAAGGTTACCGGCATCCCAATGGTGGATATCGCGGTGCGGGCGCTGCTGGGCGAAAGCCTGGCACAGCAGGGGTTAGCGCCGGGTTTACATCCGGCGGGCAGCAAGGTAGCTGTAAAAGCGCCGGTATTCTCGTTTGCCAAGCTTACAGCCGTAGATGTATCACTGGGCCCGGAGATGAAAAGCACCGGCGAGATCATGGGAATTGACCGGGACTACCCACATGCGTTGTATAAGGCTATGGTGGCATCAGGAATTGACGTTCCGGCAGCCGGACGCCTTGTTATTACTGTGGCTGACCAGGATAAGCAAGAAGTGGTGGAGATCGCGCGCGGCTTCGTAAGGCTTGGGTTTACAATCATCGCGACGGAAGGCACACTCAAACATCTGGCGCACCATGGCATTGCGGCGGAGTCCGTTTCAAAGCTGCATGAGGATGACGACAACATCGTCACCCGGATACGGAGCGGCTCGGTGGATCTTCTTATCAACACTCTGACCAATGACCGCGTCATCGAACGCGAGGGTACGCGAATCCGTCGTGCTTCGGTAGAATACGGTGTGCCATGCCTTACCAGCCTGGACACTGCCCGTGCGCTGCTGTTGGCGCTTGAGCATGGATCGCAGCGCGGCAGCGCCACAGTGGCGGCAGTAACCGAATACCTGTAG
- a CDS encoding polysaccharide biosynthesis tyrosine autokinase, whose product MRRPQNGAVSTGPVSTPQSISTPQTDAALIASAGMGRRTLDYIKNGASQGGPPFAAYGPQSEEMFLARFTSDIHVRRHADSDLVAVSWDADTPHHAVMVANAVCRAFVLWSNQIAGKGVQEVADSLNLRAQRARQQMEDANNRLAEFRKSQHIIDLTAQQQQAVTEYGARDSAVAQAKQALIGEQAHLKAVAGQLKNVDAAIRNGTGVRDDSLVQQLQVQLNQAEAERSAAAQKFTPAYPGILPNMDARIADLKSRINDAVRSTLNNKMPSLQSQASLVNDYESSQVQCQFLAANLATAVAQRTSYSRQIASLPQTTVREMALEHDAAMDSAVYMGLETSLNNTRIQGGLSSGAVQIASSAQAGSAPVQPDWPRNMTAGALAGILLSLMTVGVAGQYDRRIRSLEAARRLVSGPVIGAMPALPSPLNLLASRATSAAITTEAFTLARANLALAAPEMAGTSPGIQQVILITSALPREGKSVAAAELARSYARAGNRTLLVDADMRCPVQAVRFGVTPGQGLAEALIGKADLDRVILPTNVHGLSLLQAGIPACNPAEMIAQLPLTQVFTRLRDRADKIVVDTPACATVADALMLAPYADCVVQVIGVGEVEPEFVRDASAALRAAAGNRLCFMMNRVPRDHAQKDRARYAWRRPGDATEVSVLAAGAPRPRLPSADGADLNTSGYSRMDERSHDEELGD is encoded by the coding sequence ATGCGCCGCCCACAAAACGGCGCCGTTTCGACTGGGCCGGTAAGCACGCCGCAATCGATTTCTACACCGCAAACGGACGCAGCGCTGATTGCAAGCGCTGGAATGGGGCGTCGGACGCTGGACTACATCAAAAACGGCGCATCGCAAGGTGGCCCGCCGTTTGCCGCCTATGGCCCGCAGTCGGAAGAGATGTTCCTGGCACGCTTTACGTCCGATATTCATGTCCGGCGGCACGCCGACAGCGACCTCGTTGCGGTGTCGTGGGATGCCGATACGCCGCATCACGCCGTTATGGTTGCCAACGCGGTTTGCCGCGCCTTTGTACTATGGAGCAACCAGATTGCCGGTAAGGGCGTGCAGGAAGTTGCCGACAGCCTGAATCTCCGGGCGCAGCGTGCGCGTCAACAGATGGAGGATGCCAACAACCGGCTGGCCGAGTTCCGCAAATCGCAGCACATCATCGACCTGACGGCGCAGCAGCAGCAAGCGGTTACCGAGTATGGCGCGCGCGACAGTGCGGTTGCTCAGGCGAAGCAGGCGCTTATCGGCGAACAAGCGCACCTCAAAGCCGTTGCCGGGCAGCTGAAGAACGTTGATGCCGCCATACGCAACGGCACCGGTGTTCGCGACGACTCCCTCGTTCAGCAACTGCAGGTCCAGCTCAATCAGGCGGAGGCGGAGCGGTCCGCAGCCGCGCAAAAGTTCACACCGGCCTATCCCGGCATCCTGCCGAACATGGATGCGAGGATTGCGGATCTCAAGAGCCGCATCAACGATGCGGTACGTAGCACGCTGAACAACAAGATGCCCTCGCTGCAGTCACAGGCTTCGCTGGTAAACGACTACGAGTCGAGCCAGGTGCAGTGCCAGTTTTTGGCCGCGAACCTGGCAACGGCGGTGGCGCAGCGAACCTCCTATTCCCGGCAGATCGCCTCGCTGCCGCAGACCACCGTACGGGAGATGGCGCTGGAGCATGATGCCGCAATGGACAGCGCGGTTTACATGGGCCTTGAAACGTCGCTGAACAACACCAGAATTCAGGGAGGGCTTTCCAGCGGGGCGGTGCAGATCGCTTCCTCTGCTCAGGCCGGCTCAGCGCCGGTACAGCCCGATTGGCCTCGTAACATGACGGCCGGCGCGCTCGCCGGCATCCTGCTCTCGCTGATGACGGTAGGCGTCGCCGGGCAGTACGACCGGCGCATAAGAAGCCTTGAGGCCGCGCGGCGACTGGTTTCTGGACCCGTTATTGGTGCGATGCCGGCGCTGCCATCCCCACTCAACCTGCTCGCAAGCCGCGCAACATCGGCCGCAATAACGACGGAGGCGTTTACGCTTGCGCGCGCGAACCTGGCTCTGGCTGCGCCCGAAATGGCGGGAACCTCGCCGGGCATTCAGCAGGTAATTCTTATTACGAGCGCGCTGCCCCGAGAGGGCAAATCGGTGGCAGCGGCTGAATTGGCGCGATCGTATGCCCGGGCCGGCAACAGGACCCTGCTTGTGGATGCCGACATGCGATGCCCGGTTCAGGCGGTGCGATTTGGCGTGACACCTGGCCAGGGTTTGGCGGAGGCACTGATCGGCAAAGCCGATCTGGATAGAGTGATCCTGCCGACAAACGTGCATGGCCTCAGTCTCCTTCAGGCGGGTATCCCCGCGTGCAACCCCGCTGAAATGATCGCGCAGCTGCCGCTGACGCAGGTATTCACACGGCTGCGCGATCGTGCCGACAAGATTGTAGTGGATACACCAGCATGCGCTACGGTTGCCGACGCGCTCATGCTGGCTCCGTATGCCGACTGTGTGGTCCAGGTGATTGGAGTCGGTGAGGTTGAGCCGGAGTTCGTGCGGGATGCATCTGCGGCTTTGAGGGCCGCGGCCGGCAACCGCCTGTGCTTCATGATGAATCGCGTCCCGCGTGACCACGCGCAGAAGGACCGGGCGCGCTACGCATGGCGCCGTCCGGGAGACGCCACGGAGGTTTCGGTGCTGGCTGCCGGCGCCCCACGTCCGCGTTTGCCATCCGCAGATGGCGCAGACTTGAACACGTCCGGCTACTCCCGGATGGACGAGCGCAGCCACGATGAAGAGCTAGGCGATTGA
- a CDS encoding SLBB domain-containing protein: MKRFLISVGLVLAAASAGAQTKPAAAPSPTITIPPAIEQPTVGPYQLGGGDVISINVINFPNLNVSQLTIPPDGRISVSLLKPFSVLGKTASEVAQSLTDQWSKYVINPSVNVALVQQRPRSVLIYGCITRPGTLDYKGPMRVLQAIATAGGPTPDGNLADTVISRAAGGKQSINLDHPGEKQGTTADVWLFPGDVVYIPERNTEFSVIGEVTNPGSYPFKEGMTVLDALTRVGGVKETANLKSARVIHDGTSQPLDLEALLLRGDTTANVRLAAGDQLMIPAGNRTYVFGAVLHPGYYTYRPGDRVLDALNGAGGPTTNADMKKLNLIRVNRETNKAHLVPLNLEKFLQKGDLKNNAELQPNDVVYVPFQKRTFRPADLLGVLTGLSFFTGPLHL; the protein is encoded by the coding sequence ATGAAACGATTCTTGATATCTGTGGGCCTGGTTCTTGCTGCAGCATCTGCCGGAGCGCAAACAAAGCCGGCGGCCGCACCCTCACCAACGATTACCATCCCGCCGGCAATTGAGCAGCCCACCGTCGGACCGTATCAGTTGGGCGGTGGCGATGTGATCTCGATAAACGTCATCAACTTTCCAAATCTCAATGTGTCGCAACTCACAATCCCGCCCGATGGACGGATTTCGGTATCGCTGCTCAAACCCTTTTCAGTACTGGGAAAGACGGCAAGCGAAGTAGCCCAGTCACTCACCGACCAGTGGTCGAAGTACGTTATTAACCCGTCGGTGAATGTCGCGCTGGTTCAGCAGCGGCCGCGGAGTGTGTTGATTTACGGATGCATCACGCGCCCGGGCACGCTCGATTACAAAGGTCCGATGCGGGTACTGCAGGCAATCGCCACCGCCGGCGGGCCGACGCCGGACGGCAACCTTGCGGATACCGTGATTTCGCGCGCGGCGGGTGGCAAACAATCGATCAATCTGGATCATCCCGGTGAAAAGCAGGGCACAACTGCGGATGTGTGGCTGTTTCCGGGAGATGTGGTCTACATTCCTGAGCGTAATACCGAGTTCAGCGTTATCGGTGAGGTGACAAATCCGGGCAGCTACCCATTCAAGGAAGGTATGACGGTTCTGGATGCGCTTACGCGTGTCGGTGGCGTGAAGGAGACGGCGAACCTGAAATCTGCCCGCGTGATCCATGATGGCACTTCGCAGCCATTGGATCTCGAGGCGCTACTTCTCCGGGGCGACACCACGGCGAATGTAAGGCTGGCAGCCGGCGATCAATTGATGATACCGGCAGGTAACCGCACATACGTCTTTGGCGCCGTACTGCATCCCGGGTACTATACGTATCGTCCAGGCGACCGCGTGTTGGACGCGCTCAACGGAGCCGGCGGACCAACTACAAACGCCGACATGAAGAAGCTGAATCTGATCCGGGTGAATCGCGAGACGAACAAGGCGCACTTGGTGCCGTTGAACCTGGAAAAGTTCCTGCAGAAGGGCGATCTCAAGAACAATGCCGAGTTGCAGCCAAATGACGTGGTCTATGTGCCATTTCAAAAGCGAACCTTCCGGCCGGCTGACCTTCTCGGAGTTCTCACGGGCCTTAGCTTCTTCACCGGTCCGCTGCATCTGTAA
- a CDS encoding SDR family oxidoreductase, which translates to MPRAVVTGGAGFLGSHLCDRLLAEGLEVVALDNLITGATDNIAHLIDNPRFRFILYDVTEYLFLDGPIDYIFHLASPASPIDFPTKPIQILKVNALGTHKALGLARAKNAAFFLASTSEVYGDPLQHPQTEEYLGNVNPVGIRGVYDEAKRFAESITMAYHRYHGLNTKIARIFNTYGPRMRLNDGRVVPNFVGQALRGEPITVYGDGAQTRSFCYVSDLIDGFWKLATSRETGPINIGNPAEITVAEFASRIRNLAGSVSPIVREELKTPDDPRMRQPDITRARNLLHWEPKVGLEEGLQTTIDWFRAKLDSRAVQQA; encoded by the coding sequence GTGCCCCGAGCTGTAGTAACAGGCGGCGCCGGATTCCTCGGCTCGCATCTGTGCGACCGGTTGCTGGCCGAGGGGCTGGAGGTTGTGGCGCTTGACAACCTGATCACCGGCGCCACCGACAACATCGCGCACCTGATCGACAATCCGCGATTTCGGTTCATCCTGTACGACGTTACTGAGTACCTGTTCCTGGACGGGCCGATTGACTATATATTCCATCTCGCCTCGCCGGCCAGCCCGATTGACTTTCCAACGAAGCCGATCCAGATTCTAAAGGTGAACGCCCTCGGAACCCACAAGGCGCTGGGCCTGGCGCGCGCCAAAAACGCCGCGTTTTTCCTCGCCTCTACCTCCGAGGTGTATGGCGATCCTCTCCAACACCCTCAAACTGAGGAGTATCTCGGGAACGTCAATCCGGTAGGCATCCGTGGGGTGTACGACGAAGCGAAACGGTTTGCTGAAAGCATAACGATGGCGTACCATCGGTATCACGGCCTGAACACAAAAATCGCCCGTATCTTCAACACGTACGGACCCAGGATGCGTCTGAATGACGGGCGCGTGGTGCCGAACTTTGTCGGTCAGGCGCTCCGCGGCGAGCCGATCACAGTGTATGGTGACGGCGCGCAGACTCGGTCATTCTGTTATGTCTCGGACCTTATCGATGGCTTCTGGAAGCTGGCAACGTCGCGAGAGACTGGTCCCATCAATATCGGGAATCCTGCGGAGATCACCGTAGCCGAGTTCGCCTCCAGGATTCGCAATCTGGCTGGAAGCGTCAGCCCAATTGTGCGGGAGGAGCTGAAAACTCCGGACGACCCCAGGATGCGCCAGCCTGATATCACGCGCGCACGCAACCTCCTGCACTGGGAGCCAAAGGTCGGCCTTGAAGAGGGTTTGCAAACCACGATCGACTGGTTTCGAGCAAAGCTCGACAGTCGCGCGGTGCAACAGGCTTAA
- a CDS encoding PHP domain-containing protein, whose amino-acid sequence MEFPAQPHRSGSIGIDLHAHTTASDGELSPAQLIAEAKRINLAALAITDHDTVAGAVEACGTLTDALVVVPGIEMAARNAFGRCDILGLFIDPYSGALQSSLASRRAWRTERAQSMVKRLNRAGVPLSMEAVNTCAGSAAIGRPHVARALVEGGFATDISHAFSKYLAEGRSGYIPSAQLTTAEVISTIHAAGGVAVLAHPARIGLGEHAICEAAEALRTEGLDALECWYSTHTDAETHSLLALARRLGLLVTGGSDFHGPHVKPEIKLGHVTGRRAAPVELYAPLRARASVHRTAFAEGR is encoded by the coding sequence ATGGAGTTTCCGGCGCAGCCGCATCGCTCGGGCTCAATCGGTATCGACCTGCACGCCCATACGACGGCGTCGGACGGTGAGTTGAGCCCGGCACAGCTGATAGCCGAGGCTAAACGTATCAATCTGGCTGCGCTGGCCATTACCGATCACGATACGGTAGCAGGTGCTGTTGAAGCCTGCGGCACTTTAACGGACGCCCTGGTTGTAGTGCCTGGGATTGAGATGGCAGCAAGAAACGCATTCGGCCGGTGCGACATTCTGGGCCTCTTTATCGACCCCTATTCGGGTGCTCTGCAGAGCAGCCTGGCCAGCCGGCGTGCGTGGCGCACCGAGCGGGCGCAGTCCATGGTAAAACGCCTGAACCGTGCTGGTGTTCCTCTGTCAATGGAAGCTGTAAATACTTGTGCAGGCTCTGCCGCCATTGGTAGACCCCACGTGGCGCGCGCTCTTGTAGAGGGTGGTTTCGCCACCGACATTTCCCACGCATTCTCGAAGTACCTTGCCGAGGGCCGATCCGGCTACATCCCTTCTGCACAGCTGACAACCGCAGAAGTGATCTCCACTATCCATGCCGCCGGCGGAGTGGCCGTGCTGGCTCATCCTGCCCGAATTGGCTTGGGCGAACACGCCATCTGTGAAGCGGCCGAAGCGCTTCGAACCGAAGGCCTGGACGCGCTGGAGTGCTGGTACAGTACACATACTGATGCCGAAACGCATTCCCTGCTGGCGTTGGCGCGTCGCCTGGGACTCTTGGTAACTGGCGGGTCTGATTTTCACGGCCCGCATGTAAAGCCGGAGATCAAGCTTGGTCATGTGACGGGTCGTCGCGCCGCACCGGTAGAACTCTACGCTCCATTGCGAGCGCGCGCTTCGGTACATCGCACCGCGTTTGCTGAAGGCCGATGA